In Strix uralensis isolate ZFMK-TIS-50842 chromosome 7, bStrUra1, whole genome shotgun sequence, the following proteins share a genomic window:
- the LOC141946205 gene encoding coiled-coil domain-containing protein 183-like: MAATRAAGLKGRGRSTSSMQGRKAKLSQHAQELRTIIASQGAAPWVWRGRPRAGGGLSVPPSSCVVPTAPSCPPEQEKKATLQFCEEELHQKRELLAHLREAVRDVRAPSGVQKVAQEKLQAEIYARVNTCNMLLYQVRQRSRARDELQRRLRWLQAVEKQDKQHQEQLQVVRQLENSIEKMLMKVHAGQKVTALYLEVRDVLRKELAHLPPHLDLLGGTAELYDGELEDVELMAADALRAAAATKKDLKKVETQLRADRECRYRSQAAQEGHVEEGRERHLREQAGHNLATDFSNLHLQDPLAGTQLEATKSQIEHEAWVATKMEKAKAAVPCSHLWDMAGRFLAQQKSSAELEQYLQQCKEKEQALKDTLRKLELEHAELKFRQPPNTHRKLEEELRRKLQQEEARREQMRAQMLRDEDLLFQIENATNNLVVLLRGITVPGQDSSAKAQGVHEKLQHCRQRLQYLVQRVDSLPRNSHSLDEDDKAFVKVRNLLEKTMAEDPQNLKISLEETENPPQPAPLCSLLQTPLLSMIKTTTLSSPGKTSRSRGCA, translated from the exons ATGGCTGCCACACGCGCGGCGGGGCTGAAGGGCCGAGGCAGGAGCACCAGCTCCATGCAGGGCCGGAAGGCAAAGCTCAGCCAGCACGCCCAGGAGCTGCGCACCATCATCGCCTCGCAAGGTGCTGCCCCTTGGGTTTGGCGGGGACGGCccagggcgggcggggggctctcGGTCCCCCCCTCGTCCTGCGTGGTACCAACAGCACCTTCGTGTCctccagagcaagagaagaaGGCTACCCTGCAGTTCTGCGAGGAAGAGCTCCACCAGAAGAGAGAGCTTCTCGCACACCTGCGTGAGGCGGTGAGGGACGTCCGTGCCCCGAGCGGCGTCCAGAAG GTGGCCCAGGAGAAGCTCCAGGCCGAAATCTATGCCCGGGTTAACACCTGCAACATGCTGCTGTACCAAGTAAGGCAGCGGAGCCGAGCCCGGGACGAGCTGCAGAGGCGGCTGCGGTGGCTGCAGGCTGTCGagaagcaggacaagcagcaccaggagcagctgcag GTGGTTCGCCAGCTGGAGAACAGCATCGAGAAGATGCTCATGAAAGTCCACGCTGGACAGAAGGTGACCGCCCTGTACCTGGAGGTGCGGGATGTCCTGAGAAAG GAGCTGGCCCACCTGCCTCCGCACCTGGACCTCCTGGGTGGGACAGCCGAGCTGTACGATGGGGAGCTGGAAGACGTGGAGCTCATGGCTGCGGATgccctcagagctgctgctgcaaccaAG AAGGACCTGAAGAAGGTGGAAACCCAGCTGCGGGCGGACAGAGAGTGCAGGTACCGCTCCCAGGCTGCGCAGGAGGGGCACGTGGAGGAAGGCAGGGAAAGGCATCTGAGAGAG CAAGCCGGGCACAACCTCGCCACGGACTTCTCGAACCTGCACCTGCAGGACCCTCTTGCGG gcacCCAACTGGAGGCCACCAAGTCCCAGATAGAGCACGAGGCCTGGGTCGCCACAAAGATGGAGAAGGCCAAGGCTGCGGTGCCATGCTCCCACCTCTGG GACATGGCTGGCAGGTTCCTGGCACAGCAGAAGTCCTCGGCGGAGCTGGAGCAGTATCTCCAGCAGtgcaaggagaaggagcaggcacTGAAGGACACGCTGAggaagctggagctggagcacgCTGAGCTGAAGTTTCGCCAGCCCCCCAACACCCACAG gaagctggaggaggagctgaggaggaagTTGCAGCAGGAGGAGGCTCGGCGGGAGCAGATGCGAGCCCAGATGCTGAGGGACGAGGATCTGCTGTTCCAGATTGAAAATGCCACCAACAACCTCGTTGTCCTTCTGCGTGGCATCACCGTGCCCGGCCAG GACTCTTCTGCCAAGGCCCAGGGGGTGCACGAGAAGCTCCAGCACTGTAGGCAGAGGCTGCAGTACCTGGTGCAGCGTGTGGACAGCCTGCCCCGCAACAGCCACAGCCTCGATGAGGACGACAAG GCTTTTGTGAAGGTCAGAAACCTCCTGGAGAAGACGATGGCGGAGGATCCCCAGAACCTGAAGATTTCCTTGGAGGAGACAGAGA accctccccagcctgctcctctctgctctctcctccagacCCCCCTGCTTTCGATGATCAAGACCACGACCTTGTCCTCACCCGGGAAGACATCAAGAAGCAGGGGCTGCGCCTGA